The genomic stretch aaaaaaaaaagcatcagacCCAAAAGCCCCAATTCAaccactgaaaatgcatttcagttttgttgCCTTTTTGTGCACCAACAAATGGGTGTGCCCGAGGAGACACACTTGAGAAAGTTGGAGACTTATGCAGCAAAACATTAGGATAGCTGACTCAAATCACAGCCAACCTTTGCTCTTACTGACACAATAAGGTTTCTGTGTTGCAAGTAAGCAATGTTGcagcaaatctttttttcacTTCAACGTATGATTTGTACCTTCCGCTACAGTATTTCTATGATGAATTCTACGACACAGACCTGTCCCCTATCAACTAATCATGTGGGCACCGTAAGGGTGTTCATGAAACAATGTCAATCACAGGAAGGTCAACCCCACCCTTTCTCTTAGCTTAGAAGTTCTCCCCATTCCTTTGTACAAGTTGGTCTCGGCAGCTTTGTGAATTGGTTTTAAAAGGAAAGTCTTAGAaaatggtaagaaaatgttttgtgaatacaGCCTCTGAACTAAAATAACTGGGACAAATATTAAGGATGGAATTCTAAATTCTCCTCACTCTTACAATTTaagggatttttttgtttgtttttggtttgttgctGGCTTAGCTGATTGCTTTGATCtcaagttgttttattttaaacagctttGAATTTATTAAGGCCAAACCAAGTGGGAGGACTGACATTCCTGACAAGCTCTCACGTAGGCGCACtagcaaacaaaaatacaaaacaagatGTCCTTTTCAGAGACAGCAGGGCTGTGTCCTatataaaaacatcaaaacacatGCTGatgaaaaaatctaaaatgactCAAAGCAGTAGCAGACAAAACTAAAACCTAGTGTTAGTCATGTGTttaggaaagggggggggagaccttGAATatccataaaaaataaagcagtgaACAGCTGAAGCACTTAATGTGAATAAGAAATGAGTGAAGTAAAGGAAGTGGAGAGGTGCTTAGGGTGAGCAACAGTGAAAccaaagggggggaggggatgtgtTTTAAACATGACTTCAACATGATGGTATGTTCAGCAATGCTCAATCTCCCCCTCCAAGCTGAAACAGAATTAGCGGGGGCGCCCTGGGTGCAATACGTCCATATGAGCAGCCATGGGGGGCCCCCTGAGAACCCAAACATGGACACTAACTTAGGACAATTCATAAACAGAATTTCTTAATGAATGCTGGCAAGTAACACTAAAGATTGAATGTACGTTGTGTATTGTTTGTGttgaaaaaacatatatatagtTGACTTAATGTATTGCATCTTTTAAATGGACTCACTTTTCTAAGTTCTAAGTTTTCATGAATTGTTCTAAGCATGATGCTCTTTCATGTCTTGCCTCCATATATATGGCAGGCTAGCTCTGTCCCTGCATCTAAGCCTAATCTCATTTggggaaatttttttaaattgctttctagtcataaaaaaatatgcttgGATGTCTTGGggaaaaattaaatatacattaaataaacCTTCAATGGAGGAAGCCAGACCTCTTGACTCATCTGACTTCAGTGGGTTATTTTGAAGTGCAAGTCTCCACGAGGGATTTTTTGAAACGGGTACGGTTCTGACAAGCTTTTCACAGTGCCAACTGGTGCTCAACCATGACTGTGTCACTTACCTTACGGCACAGGGAATTTGTTGGCctcgcaggaaaaaaaaatcaaactgtaTTACTTGTTATTACATCCATACTGCACTCAAACCCTGAGCTGTGCTCCTCACTACACACAGTTCTGACAGCAAGTTGCGGCTGTGTATGATTGTGTCCTATTTCACTCACCAAAATAGGCGGTGGGTGTAGCCAAAATGCTGGTATGTGACGGCaaatatattcttttaaatatattcatgtaATAATTCTTCTAACAATACAGCTATGGTGTAGGTTAGTTTAGATGCTGTCCATGACTGGGCATGTTCAATTCCCAAGTAGGCCACTGCTGTTGTGCACTTGAGCAATGTACAGTACTTACCCTGAATTGTCTCAATAAATATCCAGTTGCATAAATGGGTCCTATGTCACTAtgtaagtcgctgtggataaggGCATTATCCAATTATGACATGTCCACAGCGATGGCATGGTGTGGGTTCACTTAATCATATGTAGCTGGGTTTAAATTGACCGAAGCTACCTTTCGGTTCCTACCTGTTGCATCCCTGCAAGCTAGTGGTtgtcatcagagagagagaactctcTCTTCCCAAAAGCACTTATTCTCTTGTACTTGACTTTGCCCTATATTGGGGAAAACGGTCACTGGCTTGTAGGTGTATTAGAGGAAGGCAGACATCTCAACTGCAACCTCCCTATGAACAAGCCTGTCTAGTGTCCTCACTATCTGctattgttttcatttccttgtATCACATTTAGTATTACATGGCAATATTATGACTACTATTCCCATTGACTGCTTTTCAGTGGAACATAATACATGACTGACTATTGCTGAAATTAAAAAGATACTTACAAGACATAATAGCCATCTCACTATAGGATCCATTTCAAAGAGGCACAGAACTTAAACTTAAAGGGTGTGCTTATTATTGTtatacttttttgtgtgtgattatcTAAGTATATTAGGTGGCCTTTgaccatgaaaaaaaatcttacatgGAATATTTTTGTGCAGTCTGACATAATAAAAGGCACTATAGATGAAAGGACGGATATTTACGGTGGCAAGGATTCCAGCTTCAGAGGTGTGTTATTTGTGCTGTAGTTTCTCATTTATGAGAAGATTTTACCCAAGGAAAACTCACTGACGTGACCTTCCTCAAATCGAGTGCAAACCAAGCATGacttcatttatttgaaaactataattacatttaaaaataaaagttttattaacatttaaaactttACACCAGCAGTCTTCTAAATGAACCCCCTTAGCAATTTCATTGCAAGTCATatcaagacaaaaataatataacaaGAAATCCCTGACAGACATCCATAAAACCCACAATAATAACTTGTTACATTCTGAAACAGGAGCCATAGTCTAAAGTTGAATATACACTTTGCTATCATCTTCTTTTGTTCAACATGCATACATTCCACAAAAGCAGACAGTTGAATAACCATTAAGGCTAATCTTCCTCTCTATTCTTTGCTCACTAGCACAATAACATTGTGTCTCCTTCATGAATGAAACCTAAAGCAATCAAATCCATGCACATTCTATATCCGTTGAAACATCACTATCATATCTGGGAGCAGCAAATCATCAGTAGACATAGTAACTTATAAACTCACAAATGCTGTCCCAAAAAATTATATTACCTTAAAATGACTTAATAAATCTCTATGGCCAATACTGCAGTAAATTGTTCAAAATTCatgacatttttgttcattgcaGAGATGTAAAGTACTTGATATTTATACGAGGAAGCATAAATGCATAGTCTTTGTAAGAGTATAATAGAAACAGCAAACTGGATTTGAACACTGTAATCTgagtttaaatgtaattgtattgTGCTTTTCCAAAGAATAATGGATTTGGGATTCCTTGCTTCCTGACTACTGCAAATTACCCTTTGTTGTGATTTGATTTTTACATCTGTTTTTGTCttcaatgttttcattttagttaTCTAAGAAACCAccatattgtttttattcatatgaaatacattttttatagatttaaaaGGATATAAAACCAAAATAAGTGCTGGTTTGAGGGAATGTCAGTATTAAAGGTTTTTGGCAAATCAGGTATGTTGATGTTATTAGAAGAGTTCGGCCCTGTTTTTCAAAGCTCCATTTGTGCGAAAGCACTGGCTAgagctgtgtgatgtcatatgtCAATCAAAAGGCAtagagtgtatttgtgtgtgtcatgaAATGAgatgcattttttcaaaatgcaagGTTCAAATTCCAAATGTTCTGCCTCATGTTTCCATCCCAATGTACAAAATGGTTAAATTggtaataaaatgcataaaaatgagcattttggAAACACGCCAGTTTCATCGTAATGAAAGCTTTCTTATCATTCcttttgaatacatttacatgaaaaagaaattgATAAACTTTTGGTGCTTCCACTTGTAGAAATTCGTAttgctacagcagcagaagaggcAACCTGAGGTTTACATAAAGATATGATACATATGCTATATATGATTCATGAGTGGCactaatgtttaaaaataaattagtctctctttctctctcactctcacactcacacaagcacacacacacacacacgtttgagTTTACTGAATCTCCATGAGATAAATACAGTACAGAACCGGCACAAGTGTaaagaaaaaatttaataaaattggCTGTAGATATTATGAGGATTACAAGGTCTCGCCtttcatttgttcattgttGTTCAGGGCTGGCGAGGGCTTGCTTTTCATTGCCTCTGTACCTCCCCTGGACGTCTCCTGAAAGAACAGCTTGGGCATCCACATGGACATCACAATCCTTTTGTACTCTTTCCTGAAGTTCTGGTTGAGCAGTCCATAAATGATGGCATTAAGGCAGCTGTTGAAATAGGCCATGAAGTAGCTGACCACAAAGAGCCACTCGGGGATGCGAGGTGCCACCACCGTAGGGTTGATGGCCACCGCCAGGCCGATGAAGTTCAGCGGCGCCCAGCAGATGGCGAAGAGGACGAACACCACGAACATGGTGACAAAGTTCCTCAGGTCGCTGGGCTTTAGCCGTGGCCTCACCTCACTCTTCACCTTCCGCCGCACCTGAATGACGAGGATCCATATCCGCAGGTAGCAGAATGTCACTACCATGATGGGCACGATGAAGTGGATAATCACCACAGTAATGGTGTAGGAGCTGCTCACCGTCTGGGCAAAGGTACAGGAGTAGATGCGGGCATCGTACTGCAGGGAACCCACAAAGAAGTTTGGCACGATGGCAACGACCGTCAGCAGCCAAATGAGGGCCACAAACAGCAGGGTGTTGCGGTAACTATAGAGCTTGTCATAGGAGAAGCTGTGGCAGATGTAGCAGTAGCGGTTGACGGCAATGCCTGTGATGTTGAAGATGGAACCAATGACGCTCAGGCCCATCAGAAAGCCGCTCACCTTGCACTGCGTGTCGCCCAGGGACCAGCCATCATGGAAAATGGCATATAGCACTAGTGGGTATGGGTAAAATGCCACCACCAGGTCAGCGAAGGCCAGGCTTACAACAAACACATTCCCTGTGAAGAAAGAACCAGAACACTGTCAGCAATCGCATAGCCATCTATGACACGTAATGTCCTCAGTTGGACCCTATACCATGTGTTATCAGATCGACCACAGTCCTTcattttgtgacatttctgaTCATAACAGTACGCcatactgtgtgtctgtggatgcagataaatgtactgtacaacaTGTGCATTGagtgaaatgcatgtatttatgaAGCTGATATTTAACTGCACAATTTAAATTCAACTTCTGCTGATGAGTGGTATTCACAGTGACAGAAAATTATTATCTTTGATAGGATTTCACACACAGGCCAAGAATTCAACTGACCAATTCACATACAGTAAgaataagaaatacattttgaaattctgCTGCTCTATAAACTAATGTACTGGTACATGTGTAGGACAAACGCTGGTCTTTGAAACCATGCATACATGAAACAGCAGTCAGCATATTGAATGCTGGGATTGTGTGGCTTCTTCTGGTGGATGTCtccaattcatttttaacaGGTCACACATTGTAAGAAAATATTGAAGAAAGGAAGGTGGTTGTACTGTTCTGAAAAAGATCACCATCCATGCTTAAAATTTACATGTGCAATTCTAATATTGCAATTTTAATGGAGAGCTTGGTGCAGGTAGgatatgcatacagtacatagaGTAGTTATGGTCCTTCTGAAAATCATATGAATCGGCATAAGTAGAGTGTATGTGGCCATGAGAACGCAGTGAGAACTGTCAGATCGgaattcgtttttttatttttttttaaacattgcgCTTCTCTGCGCAGGTGCAGATCAGTATTGTCATCACTCCTCTGGCCTTCCTCCACCTTCTTGCCCTCATCCTCAATGGCTGAAGCATCATCTGTCctccacagaaaataaatgtgggcCGTGTCCCGGAGCGGCATACTTGCTTCCT from Anguilla anguilla isolate fAngAng1 chromosome 12, fAngAng1.pri, whole genome shotgun sequence encodes the following:
- the mtnr1ba gene encoding melatonin receptor type 1B-A isoform X1; the protein is MPENVSLLRNRTELGHSRALGLGARPAWAITVLASVLIFTTVVDVLGNLLVIISVLRNRKLRNAGNVFVVSLAFADLVVAFYPYPLVLYAIFHDGWSLGDTQCKVSGFLMGLSVIGSIFNITGIAVNRYCYICHSFSYDKLYSYRNTLLFVALIWLLTVVAIVPNFFVGSLQYDARIYSCTFAQTVSSSYTITVVIIHFIVPIMVVTFCYLRIWILVIQVRRKVKSEVRPRLKPSDLRNFVTMFVVFVLFAICWAPLNFIGLAVAINPTVVAPRIPEWLFVVSYFMAYFNSCLNAIIYGLLNQNFRKEYKRIVMSMWMPKLFFQETSRGGTEAMKSKPSPALNNNEQMKGETL
- the mtnr1ba gene encoding melatonin receptor type 1B-A isoform X3, with the translated sequence MPENVSLLRNRTELGHSRALGLGARPAWAITVLASVLIFTTVVDVLGNLLVIISVLRNRKLRNAGNVFVVSLAFADLVVAFYPYPLVLYAIFHDGWSLGDTQCKYDARIYSCTFAQTVSSSYTITVVIIHFIVPIMVVTFCYLRIWILVIQVRRKVKSEVRPRLKPSDLRNFVTMFVVFVLFAICWAPLNFIGLAVAINPTVVAPRIPEWLFVVSYFMAYFNSCLNAIIYGLLNQNFRKEYKRIVMSMWMPKLFFQETSRGGTEAMKSKPSPALNNNEQMKGETL
- the mtnr1ba gene encoding melatonin receptor type 1B-A isoform X2; protein product: MGLVNCIVLWECVFCCIFFCPEENGLPLCIRVPLEIASHQGFISPRCLSVYFIPQGNVFVVSLAFADLVVAFYPYPLVLYAIFHDGWSLGDTQCKVSGFLMGLSVIGSIFNITGIAVNRYCYICHSFSYDKLYSYRNTLLFVALIWLLTVVAIVPNFFVGSLQYDARIYSCTFAQTVSSSYTITVVIIHFIVPIMVVTFCYLRIWILVIQVRRKVKSEVRPRLKPSDLRNFVTMFVVFVLFAICWAPLNFIGLAVAINPTVVAPRIPEWLFVVSYFMAYFNSCLNAIIYGLLNQNFRKEYKRIVMSMWMPKLFFQETSRGGTEAMKSKPSPALNNNEQMKGETL